AGGCTGGAGTCCGTGACaacccccctcccttcctccGCTGCGGTACGTGTAGCGCAGTAGGGGGAAGGGGATCCACCAGCGACCCCGGCGGACCCGGGCGGCCAAGTGCCCCCTCCCTCCTTTACTAAATGGTGCAGCCACGTGCGGGGGTGAGCTCGATCGCGGGCGGGACTTACCCTGCAGACGCCGCTGCCGGGGTCCCCACGCCTCCCCGAGCCCGGGACCCGCAAGCTGGCCAAGAGGGCGCCGGCGGCTGGAGCCCCGCAGCCGAGGATGCGTCAAGGAGCTGCCCGCGCCCCCCTCCCTCGTCTCCGCCCGCGGGCCCGGCCAACTCCGGCTTCTGCCGCGCGTCCCTGGCTCGGAGCTCCGCTGCGGAAAACCCGAGCGGGGGCGGCTCCCCGCCTCGCAGCCCGGGAAAATCCGTGGGTGGCCGCCAGGGATCTCCAAGCGTCCTGGGCGAGGCGGCCCCATCTTCCCTCCCGGGTTGGGGCCCCCGACCTGGCGCTCCGACCGTAGGCCCGTCGGTTCAGTCCCTGCCTCCCCACTTCTCTCCGCAGAGCGCCCAGACGGCGGCGAGATGACGGCCGGGAGCCCTGGAGACTGCGGGGAGGTGCGGAGGAGCCCCGAGGGCCGCGTCTCGCGCCTGGGCCGCCGCCTGGGCCGCCGCCGACGCGCGCGCTCCCCTCCTGAACCCCTGCGGGTGCGGGCGCGGCTGCGGCTGCGCTCGCCGTCGGGGGCGTTCGCGGCGCTGGGGGCGCTCGTGGTCCTGGTGGGCATGGGCATCGCGGTGGCCGGCTACTGGCCGCACCGCGCCGGAGTCCCGGGACCCCGGGCTGCGAACGCCAGCGCGCCTCCCCTGAGCGAGCTGCGGCGCGAGGGTCGCGGCGCCGGCCGAGCTCACGGCCCGCACGAGCGGCTGAGACTCCTTGGGCCGGTGGTCATGGGCGTCGGCCTGTTCGTGTTCATCTGCGCCAACACGCTGCTCTACGAGAACCGCGACCTGGAGACGCGACGGCTTCGCCAGGGGGTGCTGCGGGCTCAGGCGCTGCGACCCCCAGACGGCCCAGGGTGGGActgcgctctcctccccagccccggCCCCAGGACTCCCCGAGCCGCAGGCTGCGTGGAACCGGAAAGCTGGGACCTGTCCCCGCGTCGGGGTACCTCACCCGTCCCGTCAGTGCGGAGTCTGCGTTCAGAGCCAGCTAATCCTCGCTTGGGGTTACCTGCCCTGCTTAACAGCTACCCGCTGAAGGGCTCAGGGCTGCATCCACCTTGGGGTCCGCGGCCCCAGGCCGGCCATGTGATCATCACCGTGCAGCCCTCCGGCTCCTGCATCGAACATTCCAAGTCTTTGGATCTGGGCCTCG
This window of the Capricornis sumatraensis isolate serow.1 chromosome 3, serow.2, whole genome shotgun sequence genome carries:
- the TMEM200B gene encoding transmembrane protein 200B; this translates as MTAGSPGDCGEVRRSPEGRVSRLGRRLGRRRRARSPPEPLRVRARLRLRSPSGAFAALGALVVLVGMGIAVAGYWPHRAGVPGPRAANASAPPLSELRREGRGAGRAHGPHERLRLLGPVVMGVGLFVFICANTLLYENRDLETRRLRQGVLRAQALRPPDGPGWDCALLPSPGPRTPRAAGCVEPESWDLSPRRGTSPVPSVRSLRSEPANPRLGLPALLNSYPLKGSGLHPPWGPRPQAGHVIITVQPSGSCIEHSKSLDLGLGELLLGAPAARDCAHRSWPRLDRLSLGGYAKLGAGGDLGARV